Proteins from a single region of Seriola aureovittata isolate HTS-2021-v1 ecotype China chromosome 9, ASM2101889v1, whole genome shotgun sequence:
- the si:ch73-70k4.1 gene encoding uncharacterized protein si:ch73-70k4.1, with protein MAENYRKSKLKRKKSSVEKLNLEVSSRDTVKTGRLTVFSGDKTADTDGSVVPAAAWWNRQPLAAVESLWAFTLKSALPYLENQHWDLVPDLPHPSTARPTALKPDEQQWCDLKEEVAPFPEPSTLSSPDPVRLSSSEQDLPAKTEPAPPTSDRQLSSHSRQSHDGKTASLQALTKRRRPSLHSWEEAVSSAGCSRARGEEGMKGGEEEEEAGPVNRKHLTDQVKVSDSRVSLQKEGGNKEEVVKDKEEEEVQGSVRGDGRVAGGGERRLQSCPMCLLVFPVGFTQMDCDGHLAQCLSEMNVDMTW; from the exons ATGGCTGAAAATTACCGTAAGTCCAAACTTAAACGAAAGAAATCCTCTGTCGAAAAGCTGAATCTGGAGGTGTCCTCCAGGGACACAGTGAAGACGGGCCGTTTGACAGTGTTCTCCGGTGACAAGACAGCAGACACCGATGG GTCAGTGGttcctgcagcagcatggtggaaTAGACAGCCGCTGGCTGCTGTGGAGAGTCTGTGGGCGTTCACACTGAAGTCTGCTCTGCCGTACCTGGAGAACCAGCACTGGGACCTGGTTCCTGATCTTCCACATCCATCTACAGCG aGGCCTACAGCACTAAAGCCAGATGAACAGCAGTGGTGTGACCTCAAAGAAGAGGTCGCTCCCTTCCCTGAACCCTCAACTTTGTCAAGTCCCGATCCTGTCAGGCTCAGCTCCTCTGAGCAGGACCTCCCAGCGAAGACCGAACCAGCACCACCCACCTCTGACAGACAGCTGTCCTCTCACAGCAGGCAAAGTCATGATGGAAAAACAGCGTCTCTTCAAGCCCTCACCAAAAGACGACGGCCGTCCCTCCACAGCTGGGAGGAGGCGGTATCATCAGCAGGATGCTCAAGAgccagaggagaagaggggatgaaaggaggagaggaagaagaagaggctggACCAGTCAACAGAAAGCATCTCACAGACCAGGTGAAGGTTTCTGACAGTCGAGTGTCTCTGCAGAAGGAGGGTGGAAATAAAGAGGAGGTGGTGAAGgataaagaggaagaggaggtacAGGGGAGTGTCAGAGGAGATGGACGagtagcaggaggaggagaaagaaggcTGCAGAGCTGTCCCATGTGCCTTCTGGTGTTTCCTGTGGG GTTCACCCAGATGGACTGTGACGGCCACCTGGCCCAGTGTCTGTCGGAGATGAATGTGGACATGACCTGGTGA